A genome region from Rhodothermia bacterium includes the following:
- a CDS encoding 2,3,4,5-tetrahydropyridine-2,6-dicarboxylate N-succinyltransferase, with protein MTKHDFQALVENMMDTDRRKADRLADFFHFRAGLEAGIIRAAERDETGHWHVNAWVKQGILAGFPLGDMEDVSVPGFPFFDKATYPVQAFTLDRRVRIVPGGTTIRSGAYVASGVVCMPPSYINVGAYVDEGTMVDSHALVGSAAQIGKKVHLSAAAQIGGVLEPAGALPVIVEDHVFIGGNCGIYEGCLIREHAVLASGVILTGSSRVYDIVHERVITRNEAGVLEIPRRAVVVPGTRSLASEFGEAHGLSVSTPIIIKYRDEKTDAALALEDALR; from the coding sequence ATGACAAAACACGATTTTCAGGCACTTGTCGAAAACATGATGGATACAGATCGCCGGAAAGCAGACCGCTTGGCGGATTTTTTTCACTTTCGGGCTGGCTTAGAGGCGGGTATTATCCGTGCAGCAGAACGAGACGAAACCGGCCATTGGCACGTTAATGCGTGGGTAAAACAAGGCATTCTGGCTGGTTTTCCTTTGGGGGATATGGAGGATGTTTCGGTTCCGGGCTTTCCTTTCTTTGATAAAGCTACTTATCCTGTGCAAGCGTTTACTTTAGATCGTCGGGTACGGATTGTTCCCGGTGGAACAACGATCCGAAGCGGGGCTTATGTGGCGTCGGGTGTAGTGTGTATGCCCCCAAGTTACATCAATGTTGGTGCTTATGTGGATGAAGGGACAATGGTGGATTCCCACGCATTGGTTGGTTCGGCGGCACAGATCGGAAAAAAAGTACACCTTTCCGCTGCGGCACAGATCGGTGGCGTATTAGAACCAGCGGGCGCATTGCCCGTGATTGTGGAAGACCATGTTTTTATAGGTGGGAATTGCGGAATTTATGAAGGGTGTCTTATCCGCGAACACGCTGTCTTGGCATCTGGCGTGATTCTCACAGGCTCAAGTCGGGTTTATGATATAGTCCATGAGCGGGTCATTACACGCAACGAGGCGGGGGTTTTGGAAATTCCCCGACGGGCTGTGGTGGTTCCCGGTACTCGTAGTCTCGCTTCTGAATTTGGGGAAGCACATGGCCTTTCCGTCTCTACACCCATCATTATAAAATATCGAGACGAAAAAACCGATGCAGCACTTGCATTGGAAGACGCACTGCGTTAA
- a CDS encoding PD-(D/E)XK nuclease family transposase has protein sequence MAVTERYINPFTDFGFKKLFGTELNKDLLIDFLNEVILPKQKKIADLKYSNNEHIGQTALDRKAIFDLYCISSFGERFIVEMQKAK, from the coding sequence ATGGCCGTCACAGAAAGATATATTAATCCCTTTACGGATTTTGGATTCAAAAAACTGTTCGGAACGGAACTGAATAAAGACTTATTAATTGATTTTCTGAATGAGGTTATTCTGCCCAAACAAAAGAAAATTGCCGATCTAAAATATAGCAATAATGAACATATTGGACAAACTGCTTTAGACCGAAAGGCAATTTTTGACCTGTATTGTATCAGTTCGTTTGGTGAACGATTTATTGTTGAAATGCAAAAAGCCAAAC
- a CDS encoding terpene cyclase/mutase family protein — translation MNSFVAFVQSLQLPASIKIQLVSPRLFQVHSFYIHIFEEFSAAFINTPQPDLDRLALSGYCYFRSLLAFDQVIDETQSQTHAEQLYVGTLLYEKAIKELAYLFEEDSHFWNDFNNLKQRYHIALKQEKALQNHHIINDTEALDLFESIASGKSVMCVTAIAALAHLNKNYEHIADLEQALLLFHIGLQILDDIYDFRNDIAQKQWSYVQYKVHQWLKNQGIEAIDLSAETLNKYLYLSGVAISLLEMAQDYFEQSAKIAQKYNLVAFYRRLQNQQKDCESQIKAIQQIVAKTHAKASLSMTFAPKLNIEDVINAGISFLERNFDPKMGWTDFLTSAGLSNRWVTGYVGYQLAQMPIKTRNWHEVLALILTWGNEGVGYNATIMQDGDSSALSIGALTQANIPVPFNLITSWLAFCKKGAWQTYCHAPRLREMLKIAPDSIVEGWTSPHVCVTAVAANVLKTLPTQAFLYKETLAYLANQQTPEGAFQSYWWTSDVYATAFSVLAFSQQPFYQDVYNRAKRWLLTAQTERGVWFDEANKVESVFYTGLALKALCTDKSIQDDQYTRTV, via the coding sequence ATGAATTCATTTGTTGCTTTCGTACAATCTTTGCAGCTTCCGGCTTCTATAAAGATCCAACTCGTTTCCCCTCGACTCTTTCAAGTACACTCGTTCTATATTCATATCTTTGAGGAATTTTCCGCTGCTTTCATAAATACACCACAACCCGATTTGGATCGTTTGGCATTGTCTGGATATTGCTATTTTCGTTCCTTGTTGGCATTTGATCAAGTTATAGACGAAACCCAATCCCAAACCCATGCTGAACAATTATATGTGGGTACGTTGCTGTATGAAAAAGCAATTAAAGAATTGGCATATTTATTTGAAGAGGACAGCCATTTTTGGAATGATTTTAATAATTTGAAGCAACGATATCATATCGCATTAAAACAAGAAAAAGCGCTTCAAAACCATCATATTATTAATGATACAGAGGCATTAGACCTTTTTGAAAGCATTGCATCGGGTAAATCTGTTATGTGCGTAACTGCGATTGCGGCTTTGGCACATCTCAATAAAAATTATGAGCATATAGCCGATTTAGAGCAAGCATTGTTGCTTTTTCACATTGGGTTACAAATTTTAGATGATATATACGATTTTAGAAACGACATTGCACAGAAACAATGGAGTTATGTTCAATATAAAGTACATCAATGGCTAAAGAATCAAGGGATTGAAGCAATAGATTTGTCTGCGGAAACGTTAAACAAATACTTGTACCTTTCGGGAGTTGCTATTTCTCTGTTGGAAATGGCACAAGATTATTTTGAACAAAGCGCTAAAATTGCGCAGAAATACAACTTAGTAGCCTTTTACCGTCGGTTGCAGAATCAACAAAAGGATTGTGAATCACAAATAAAAGCGATTCAGCAAATTGTGGCAAAAACACACGCCAAAGCCTCTTTGAGCATGACCTTTGCTCCCAAATTGAATATAGAAGATGTAATAAATGCTGGGATTTCATTCTTGGAACGTAACTTCGATCCGAAAATGGGGTGGACGGATTTTTTAACAAGCGCAGGCTTAAGCAACCGATGGGTTACAGGATATGTGGGTTATCAGTTGGCACAAATGCCTATTAAAACAAGGAATTGGCATGAAGTGTTAGCATTGATTTTGACATGGGGAAATGAAGGTGTTGGGTATAATGCAACGATTATGCAAGATGGCGACTCATCAGCATTGAGCATCGGAGCTTTAACGCAAGCCAATATCCCTGTCCCGTTCAATTTAATTACGTCTTGGTTGGCATTTTGCAAAAAAGGAGCTTGGCAGACCTATTGCCATGCCCCACGTTTACGCGAAATGTTGAAAATTGCACCTGATAGCATTGTTGAAGGCTGGACATCACCTCATGTTTGTGTAACGGCCGTGGCTGCAAATGTACTAAAAACCTTACCGACACAAGCCTTTTTGTACAAAGAAACACTGGCATACTTGGCGAATCAACAAACACCAGAAGGGGCTTTTCAAAGCTATTGGTGGACGAGTGATGTGTATGCAACTGCTTTTTCAGTGCTAGCATTTTCTCAACAACCATTTTATCAAGATGTGTATAACCGAGCCAAAAGATGGCTTTTGACCGCACAAACAGAAAGAGGTGTCTGGTTTGATGAAGCAAACAAAGTGGAAAGTGTCTTTTATACCGGATTGGCATTGAAAGCACTTTGTACAGACAAAAGTATTCAAGATGATCAATATACCAGAACAGTATAG
- a CDS encoding Cj0069 family protein: MKKRIVIFEAEGGSDKWLDGHRKDTMPIVRALQEKGWGAEVVFFRDEWKDAVYDYVKDNFDAYISRINPGNLPKGEKIYFETLRKLSEQGLIGMSHPDAMLNFGAKDALVKLASTDLVPDDTHAYYNIVDFKKTFPQSLSYGERVLKQNRGSTGEGIWRVQVNEDLAYQPGDTLPLTTKLKCTEAVDNHVEYHTLENFMTFCEKYIVGDNGMLVDMRFMPRIKEGEIRILLVGGEPIFVVHKKPAEGGDAFSATLFSGAKYTYDAPEKWADLVALFQNSLPVISEKLGGFDIPLIWTADFMLDWDEEMKDKYVLGEINCSCVGFTSHLDQGIQEKVADEIIKRVESRS; the protein is encoded by the coding sequence ATGAAAAAACGAATTGTGATATTTGAAGCAGAAGGCGGCTCTGACAAATGGCTGGACGGTCATCGGAAAGACACCATGCCCATCGTTCGGGCTTTACAGGAAAAAGGCTGGGGTGCCGAAGTGGTTTTCTTCAGAGATGAATGGAAAGATGCGGTTTATGACTATGTGAAAGACAATTTCGATGCCTACATCAGCCGTATCAACCCGGGCAACTTGCCTAAAGGCGAGAAAATCTACTTTGAAACACTCCGTAAATTATCGGAACAGGGGCTGATTGGCATGTCTCACCCAGACGCTATGCTTAACTTCGGTGCAAAAGATGCCTTGGTGAAATTGGCCTCTACCGATTTAGTGCCGGATGATACCCATGCGTATTATAACATAGTCGACTTCAAAAAGACGTTTCCACAAAGCCTTTCTTATGGCGAAAGGGTGTTAAAACAAAACAGAGGTTCAACAGGGGAGGGGATTTGGCGCGTGCAGGTGAATGAAGACCTTGCCTATCAGCCCGGAGACACACTTCCGCTTACCACCAAATTAAAGTGTACCGAGGCAGTAGATAACCATGTGGAGTACCACACCTTGGAGAATTTTATGACCTTCTGCGAAAAGTATATTGTGGGTGATAATGGCATGTTGGTGGATATGCGGTTTATGCCTCGTATCAAAGAAGGCGAAATTCGGATATTGCTGGTGGGCGGAGAACCAATTTTTGTGGTGCATAAAAAACCTGCAGAAGGCGGAGATGCGTTCTCGGCAACCCTCTTTTCCGGTGCAAAATACACCTATGATGCCCCAGAAAAATGGGCAGACCTTGTTGCGCTTTTCCAAAATTCGTTGCCCGTGATTTCCGAAAAACTTGGCGGTTTCGATATTCCATTAATCTGGACTGCCGACTTTATGTTGGATTGGGACGAGGAAATGAAGGATAAATATGTTTTGGGCGAGATAAATTGCTCTTGTGTTGGCTTTACCAGTCACTTGGATCAGGGTATCCAAGAAAAAGTAGCCGACGAGATCATTAAGCGCGTCGAAAGCCGTTCTTAG
- a CDS encoding carbohydrate binding family 9 domain-containing protein — MSFVLFWLLMPVSASATSGNPQNPSDGKKSLNLQATTSPIQIDGTINDEEWKQASIVRDFVEFQPNEGSVPAIKAEARVTYDAINLYVSYRVYDEQSAIRSTNGKRDEVWSDDWVAIALDTYRNNSYFLLAGANPMGIQVDSRGNGNNDDSSYNLIYTSAGRRTDSGYEVEMAIPFSSLSFPNKEVQSWGVNFLVNHPRASRHMYAWPSLTQNNACTMCQFGTLDNIRGVKSGSMHYQILPALVGSYGMAREDTSNPNTPFNKEKIGIDHLQPSLNLKLDFNSNTSAEMAINPDFSQIESDADQISVNSTLALFYPERRPFFQEGADLFDQETGFNFGEPFQTVYTRSMNAPLVATKFISRQGQSSFGYIGAVDEHSPIIIPLSESSEVLENGRSISNILRFKQALKGGNYVAALLTDRRMPEGGSGSVLALDGKINFSPKYFLTYQLNGSRTEELNSEKLNGEYGLSGLFNEGKHTVALDGETFTGHSGKLGFIRQSREWNFYFGYDAVSPTFRADNGFVSQNNFRQANIWQGYAFYFKDKLFTQIRPAAYAGRIWSFENKVRDSFIGFNLNAQMKGQTYFGFNINAFSEEVFRGQVFKDLRRINMWGGSNFSKNFGFDLGFNYGNSIRRTDTPEPGRQFSGWAGFFFRPFSGFEISPNFSYAMMKHRATDEEFYRGFVSRTTLTYQASRAFNLRLVGQVNSFSQGFSVQPLLTYQVNPLTVFYVGANLNGADADDALYPQTPGLYSTDRSVFFKFQYLFRR, encoded by the coding sequence GTGTCATTCGTATTGTTTTGGCTTCTGATGCCCGTCTCCGCTTCTGCTACTTCAGGAAATCCCCAGAACCCATCCGATGGTAAGAAGTCCCTCAACCTTCAGGCTACCACTTCCCCCATTCAAATTGATGGTACGATAAACGATGAAGAATGGAAACAAGCCTCCATTGTTCGAGACTTTGTGGAGTTCCAACCCAATGAAGGAAGCGTACCGGCCATTAAAGCGGAAGCAAGGGTCACCTACGATGCGATCAATTTATATGTATCGTATCGGGTTTATGACGAACAGAGCGCCATCAGATCCACCAACGGCAAACGTGATGAGGTATGGTCGGACGACTGGGTGGCCATTGCATTAGACACCTACCGTAACAACAGCTACTTCCTCTTAGCAGGAGCAAATCCAATGGGGATTCAGGTAGATTCAAGAGGGAATGGTAACAACGACGACAGCAGCTACAACCTCATTTATACCTCGGCAGGGAGGAGAACAGACAGTGGCTACGAGGTTGAAATGGCTATTCCGTTTTCCAGCCTTAGTTTTCCAAACAAAGAAGTTCAATCTTGGGGCGTCAACTTCTTGGTCAACCATCCTCGTGCAAGCCGTCACATGTACGCATGGCCAAGTTTAACCCAAAATAATGCTTGTACGATGTGTCAGTTTGGAACACTTGACAACATTAGAGGGGTGAAAAGTGGTTCTATGCACTATCAAATATTGCCGGCATTGGTTGGGTCGTATGGAATGGCCCGCGAAGACACCTCCAACCCAAACACTCCTTTTAATAAAGAAAAAATCGGGATAGATCACCTTCAGCCATCACTCAACCTTAAGTTAGATTTCAATTCCAATACATCGGCGGAAATGGCCATAAACCCAGATTTTAGCCAGATAGAATCGGATGCCGATCAGATAAGCGTTAACTCTACCTTGGCATTGTTTTACCCTGAAAGAAGGCCATTTTTCCAAGAAGGAGCAGATTTATTTGACCAAGAAACGGGTTTTAACTTCGGCGAACCTTTCCAGACTGTTTATACCCGTTCGATGAATGCCCCTTTGGTTGCCACAAAATTTATTTCTCGGCAAGGCCAAAGTAGCTTTGGTTATATTGGCGCCGTGGACGAACATTCCCCGATCATTATCCCCCTTTCGGAATCAAGTGAGGTATTGGAAAATGGCCGTAGCATCAGCAATATTCTTCGATTTAAGCAAGCGCTCAAAGGTGGGAACTATGTGGCTGCTCTTTTGACAGACCGCAGAATGCCCGAAGGCGGTAGTGGTTCGGTCTTGGCCTTAGATGGAAAAATAAACTTTTCTCCAAAATATTTCCTGACATATCAACTCAATGGCAGCCGTACCGAGGAATTAAACAGCGAAAAGCTAAATGGGGAATATGGATTGTCTGGACTTTTTAACGAAGGTAAGCATACCGTTGCATTGGATGGAGAGACCTTTACAGGCCACTCGGGAAAATTGGGTTTTATCCGCCAGTCTCGAGAATGGAATTTCTATTTCGGGTACGATGCCGTTAGCCCAACCTTCCGAGCTGATAACGGCTTTGTGAGCCAAAACAACTTCCGTCAAGCCAATATTTGGCAAGGATATGCTTTTTATTTTAAGGATAAACTTTTTACCCAAATTCGACCGGCGGCCTATGCTGGGCGAATTTGGTCTTTTGAGAACAAGGTGCGGGATTCTTTCATCGGTTTTAACTTAAATGCTCAGATGAAAGGGCAAACCTATTTTGGTTTTAACATTAACGCCTTTAGTGAAGAGGTCTTTAGAGGGCAAGTATTTAAGGATTTGCGTAGGATTAATATGTGGGGTGGGAGCAATTTTAGTAAAAACTTTGGCTTTGACCTTGGCTTTAATTATGGCAATAGTATCCGCAGAACCGACACTCCTGAACCCGGACGCCAGTTTAGTGGTTGGGCAGGGTTTTTCTTCCGTCCGTTTAGTGGTTTCGAAATAAGCCCAAACTTCTCTTATGCTATGATGAAGCACCGAGCCACAGATGAGGAGTTTTATCGCGGTTTTGTGAGCCGTACCACACTCACCTACCAAGCCAGTCGTGCGTTCAACCTCCGATTGGTTGGTCAAGTAAACTCCTTCTCGCAAGGGTTTAGCGTCCAACCCTTGCTTACTTATCAAGTGAATCCTTTGACCGTGTTTTATGTAGGTGCGAATCTGAATGGTGCAGATGCCGACGATGCTTTGTATCCACAAACCCCAGGACTTTATTCGACTGATCGGTCTGTTTTCTTTAAGTTCCAATACCTTTTCCGGCGATAG
- a CDS encoding aminotransferase class III-fold pyridoxal phosphate-dependent enzyme, which produces MSPFQSVQTHLSPVTSKISQLVISHGSGSWVYTEDGQEYLDFTSGIGVTNTGHSHPKVVAAIQEQAPKMLHGQVNVFYTRVLIDLAEELRSIVPAHIDSFFFANSGAEATEAAVKLAKQVTKRPNIIVFQGSFHGRTHLAMGMTTSKTVYRIGYQPLPAGIFVAPFPHALRYGWDEETTIQYCIKELKHLLKSQTAPEETAAIILEPEQGEGGYVPTPPAFMNALREICDEHGILLVMDEVQTGFGRTGKWFAQDHYGVKPDIMVMAKGIASGVPMSCIGASSEMMAKWIPGSHGGTYGGNPLAAASAIATIRAMRDENMIENAAERGAELTAGLKALQKTYPRIAEIRGLGLMVGVEFRNEDGTPDAATVSALQKECLANKLLLLSCGTHGNVIRFIPPLVVTKDEVEQGLRIVERALATIFSSE; this is translated from the coding sequence ATGAGCCCCTTCCAATCGGTGCAAACGCATCTATCGCCCGTTACCAGCAAGATTTCGCAGCTTGTTATCAGCCACGGCTCCGGCTCGTGGGTTTATACCGAGGACGGACAGGAATATTTAGACTTCACCTCTGGCATTGGCGTCACCAATACCGGACACAGCCATCCAAAAGTTGTGGCCGCCATTCAGGAACAGGCACCCAAAATGTTACATGGCCAGGTGAATGTCTTCTACACCCGTGTCCTCATTGATTTGGCGGAAGAACTTCGGTCTATTGTTCCGGCGCATATTGATTCGTTTTTCTTTGCAAACTCTGGCGCAGAAGCCACCGAAGCGGCGGTTAAATTGGCCAAACAAGTAACAAAGCGCCCCAATATCATCGTGTTTCAAGGCAGTTTTCACGGACGTACCCACCTTGCTATGGGGATGACCACCTCGAAAACCGTTTATCGGATTGGTTATCAACCCCTTCCGGCAGGCATTTTTGTGGCTCCATTTCCACATGCACTTCGCTATGGTTGGGACGAAGAGACCACCATCCAGTATTGCATCAAAGAGCTAAAACACCTGTTAAAAAGCCAAACCGCTCCCGAAGAAACTGCCGCCATCATCTTGGAGCCAGAGCAAGGCGAAGGCGGCTATGTACCTACACCACCAGCATTTATGAACGCCTTGCGCGAAATCTGTGACGAACACGGCATTTTGTTGGTGATGGATGAGGTACAAACCGGATTTGGTCGCACGGGAAAGTGGTTTGCACAAGACCACTATGGTGTAAAACCGGATATTATGGTCATGGCAAAAGGCATTGCAAGTGGCGTACCCATGTCTTGCATTGGTGCTTCTTCCGAAATGATGGCCAAATGGATCCCCGGTAGTCATGGTGGAACATATGGCGGAAATCCTTTAGCAGCCGCTTCTGCAATCGCTACCATCCGGGCAATGCGCGATGAAAACATGATCGAAAATGCCGCTGAGCGTGGAGCGGAACTGACCGCAGGACTAAAAGCACTTCAAAAAACCTATCCCAGAATTGCCGAAATTAGAGGACTTGGCTTGATGGTCGGTGTTGAGTTCCGAAATGAAGATGGCACTCCAGATGCAGCTACCGTTTCTGCACTCCAAAAGGAATGTCTTGCAAACAAACTTCTGCTACTCTCCTGTGGCACGCATGGAAATGTCATCCGGTTTATCCCACCTTTGGTCGTCACCAAAGACGAAGTAGAACAAGGTTTGCGTATTGTCGAACGAGCACTGGCAACCATCTTTTCATCCGAATAG
- a CDS encoding amidase, whose translation MNDRSPSRRRFLGYLTSIGLGGTLFPGVLYALYNQSAPKDDEPITVAVIEQAEKLSGLAFTPQQREIMVQDLNEARAEYRQMQFFPLDNSVPPALVFNPDVRGRLPMGSKNTTQISLPVKRVNKPKTETDLAFLGIRDLNTLLRRREVTSVELTELYLRRLRQYDGELQAVVSYTEERALQAARSADKLFEAKKVKSVLQGIPWGAKDLLATKGYKTTWGSVPYKDQTLDYDAAVVEKLDAAGAVLIAKLTMGELAWGDVWFGGKTKCPWNPTVGASGSSAGVGATVPAGLVGFGIGTETLGSIISPSTRSGVTGFRPTYGRISRYGAMALTWSMDKIGPMCRSAEDCALVFAALHGRDTRDIVTRDAPFRWPIEAKSLRIGYFRDAFEADYPNKKADQDSLDVLKSYGFTLKPIAVPKGFLPSILTMAIDIESAAAFEQLTRSNAVDKMVRQTKDAWPHVFRVAHMRPAVAYVQASRIRTQLMLAMDDLFQDIDVLVTPSFGGEILSITNLTGHPAVCVPNRFDPLKEQPNSPYREAGSISFIAGLYKDDQALTVAHAFQTQTDWHKKRPPIGG comes from the coding sequence ATGAACGATAGATCACCCTCTCGGCGTCGCTTTTTGGGGTATCTCACCTCTATAGGATTAGGCGGAACGCTTTTTCCGGGTGTCTTATATGCCCTATACAACCAATCAGCGCCCAAGGACGATGAACCTATCACTGTTGCTGTAATCGAACAAGCGGAGAAACTTTCTGGTTTGGCCTTCACGCCACAACAACGTGAGATAATGGTTCAGGACCTAAACGAGGCACGGGCGGAATATCGTCAGATGCAGTTCTTTCCCTTGGATAATAGCGTGCCGCCTGCATTGGTCTTCAATCCAGATGTCCGTGGGCGTTTACCTATGGGTTCTAAGAATACAACCCAAATTTCTTTGCCGGTTAAACGGGTAAATAAACCCAAAACGGAAACTGACCTTGCTTTTCTGGGGATTCGGGACTTAAACACCTTGTTGCGGCGGCGGGAGGTCACTTCGGTTGAACTAACCGAGCTTTATTTGAGGCGGCTAAGGCAATATGATGGCGAGTTACAAGCAGTGGTGTCTTATACAGAAGAACGTGCGTTGCAAGCCGCGCGATCTGCGGACAAACTTTTCGAGGCCAAAAAGGTGAAAAGCGTTTTACAGGGTATTCCTTGGGGCGCAAAGGATTTATTGGCTACAAAAGGATACAAAACCACTTGGGGATCCGTTCCATACAAAGACCAAACGTTGGACTATGATGCCGCCGTTGTAGAAAAATTAGATGCCGCAGGTGCGGTGCTTATAGCCAAACTCACAATGGGCGAATTGGCTTGGGGGGATGTTTGGTTTGGCGGTAAAACAAAATGCCCATGGAATCCAACTGTTGGGGCGTCTGGCTCGTCTGCGGGTGTTGGAGCCACCGTACCCGCCGGATTGGTCGGGTTTGGGATTGGGACGGAAACGCTTGGCTCCATCATCTCCCCCAGTACCCGAAGCGGTGTAACAGGCTTCCGGCCTACGTATGGGCGCATTAGCCGGTATGGAGCAATGGCGCTAACGTGGAGTATGGATAAAATCGGGCCAATGTGCCGCTCCGCCGAGGATTGTGCATTGGTTTTTGCCGCCTTACATGGTCGGGATACCCGCGATATCGTGACCAGAGACGCGCCTTTCCGCTGGCCAATCGAGGCGAAATCCTTGCGAATTGGGTATTTTAGAGATGCGTTCGAGGCCGATTATCCGAATAAAAAAGCAGACCAAGACTCGCTTGACGTGCTAAAATCTTATGGATTTACGCTAAAACCAATAGCGGTTCCAAAAGGTTTTTTACCCAGTATATTGACGATGGCTATTGACATAGAGTCGGCAGCGGCCTTCGAGCAGCTAACGCGGTCTAATGCTGTTGACAAAATGGTTCGGCAAACCAAAGACGCTTGGCCACATGTTTTCCGTGTTGCACACATGCGTCCGGCAGTGGCATATGTACAGGCAAGCCGCATTCGCACGCAATTAATGTTAGCAATGGATGACCTGTTCCAAGACATTGATGTATTGGTAACACCTTCTTTTGGCGGAGAAATATTATCAATTACGAACCTTACGGGTCACCCGGCAGTCTGTGTGCCAAATCGTTTTGATCCTTTAAAAGAACAGCCCAATTCACCGTATCGAGAAGCGGGAAGTATCTCGTTTATTGCTGGACTTTATAAGGACGATCAGGCGCTGACAGTGGCACATGCTTTCCAAACCCAAACCGATTGGCACAAAAAACGTCCTCCCATTGGTGGGTAA